The proteins below are encoded in one region of Scomber japonicus isolate fScoJap1 chromosome 2, fScoJap1.pri, whole genome shotgun sequence:
- the alkbh5 gene encoding RNA demethylase ALKBH5 — MAASGYSDLREKLKSMTPHRDEHKTNKYVDGTSNGSGKGGKRKYRESDDDECEHSDDSAEHREQEADRVRSSILQKNIFTPEECAHIEEKIDEVVATGEAGLYREHTVDRAPLRNKYFFGEGYTYGAQLEKRGPGQERLYRKGEVDEIPSWVHELVIKRLVSSGVIPEGFVNSAVINDYQPGGCIVSHVDPLHIFARPIVSVSFFSDSALCFGCRFQFKPIRVSEPVFVLPVRRGSVTVLSGYAADEITHCIRPQDIKERRAVIILRKTRPDAPRLDSTLRSSPAERPAPLKAKRSHRKADPDAAHRPRVLEMDKEENRHPSASRQRRHSISSENYWNRGQDYNKHRESSGRKVKMRRH, encoded by the exons ATGGCAGCCAGCGGATACTCGGACCTGAGGGAGAAGCTGAAGTCCATGACTCCTCACAGGGATGAGCACAAGACTAATAAATACGTGGATGGGACGAGTAATGGCAGTGGAAAAGGTGGCAAGCGTAAATACAGGGAGTCAGATGATGATGAGTGTGAGCACAGTGATGACAGCGCAGAGCATCGGGAGCAAGAGGCCGACCGGGTGAGGAGCAGCATCCTGCAGAAAAACATCTTCACCCCGGAGGAGTGTGCACACATCGAGGAGAAGATAGACGAGGTGGTTGCAACAGGAGAGGCTGGGCTGTACAGGGAGCACACTGTGGACAGGGCACCCCTTCGCAACAAGTACTTCTTTGGTGAGGGTTACACTTATGGAGCCCAGCTGGAGAAGCGTGGACCTGGGCAGGAGAGGCTATACCGCAAAGGAGAGGTGGATGAGATCCCTAGCTGGGTGCATGAGCTGGTGATCAAGAGGCTGGTGTCCAGTGGGGTGATCCCGGAGGGGTTTGTGAACAGTGCAGTCATCAATGATTATCAACCAGGAGGATGCATCGTGTCACATGTGGATCCTCTTCACATCTTTGCACGACCCATCGTCTCGGTGTCCTTCTTCAGTGACAGTGCTCTCTGCTTCGGCTGTCGCTTCCAGTTCAAGCCCATCCGGGTGTCTGAGCCAGTGTTTGTGCTGCCTGTGAGGAGAGGGAGTGTCACAGTACTCAG tggCTATGCTGCAGATGAAATCACCCATTGCATCCGCCCTCAGGACATAAAGGAGAGGCGTGCAGTTATCATCCTTAGAAA GACCAGACCTGATGCTCCCAGACTGGACAGCACTTTAAGATCGTCCCCAGCAGAGAGACCAGCTCCTCTGAAAGCTAAGCGGTCTCATCGCAAAGCAGACCCCGATGCTGctcacag gCCGAGAGTTCTAGAGATGGACAAAGAGGAGAACAGACACCCGTCAGCTTCCCGCCAACGACGTCACAGCATCAGCTCGGAGAACTACTGGAACCGAGGACAGGATTACAACAAACACCGGGAGAGTTCAGGACGCAAAGTCAAAATGAGACGTCACTGA